The Scleropages formosus chromosome 9, fSclFor1.1, whole genome shotgun sequence DNA segment TGGGTTGAAGGAaacgaggaggacgaggagagTCAGGAGGAAGAGGGTCGAGGAACGGGAGCTAGgacagggaagtcaggaaaggtAAACAGGGCGATGCGAGAGGCGGTGGTGAGCAGTAAGGCTGAACGTGGTTCTGCAGCGTTCTGAGCTCCAGGCTGTCCTTTTATGCGTCTGGACcctgatcagccacaggtgttCCTCATTGCCGAGATGGAAGGCATGACAATGAGGGTGGCAACACAGACATGCCTTTGTAGCTCAACATTTTCCCCTTATCAAACTTATTTTCTCTACCACCAACCATACTACATGACAggaatttttaaacaaacacgATAAACTGGATAAATAGGCTCTCACCATTTTATTCCAATCTGGATTAGTTGACTTGTGTTGGAGGGATTCCAGCATCCTTCTactattaatatatatatgtataaaatgaatgagtCACACCTCTGTTTTATCAGTAGGTGATATTTTATACCTCATTTTATTCTCCACCTGattaaaagaaacacagaaaggaaaaagaaaagttacCTGTAATTACTTGTGTGGCCCAGCGAGCTTGCATCTCCGCCATAGGCATGATGGGGCCCCAGGGTTCGATCAGGCCTATTATGGCTAGTGTGGGGTGCTCAAGTGAAGGTGGGAAGATATGCTTGTACAGGTTCAAATTATGACCAGGGCCAGTAAAGACAGAAGCGGTGAGGAACGGAAAGCTGCAGTTGTAGCCTGTGCAGAAGACTACGGCATCAATTTGTTCCTCTTTGGTCCCATTCACAAAGGCCACAGTAGAGCCTTGAAACTCCTGAATATGTGGCTTCATGACCACAACCCCAAGAAGGATGCAGGCAGGAAGGTCATCATTGATTACAGGTATCTGGTCGAACAACCTGCAGTATAAACAGGAGAAGATCCAAAAACCTGCAATAAACTGAATGAATGACTCAATTTAAGGAGAGTTTCAATGACTGCAGTCTAGTGTCTTACCTGTGTTTAGGCATGAGGCCGTATAACCGGTGATCATATTTCTGATTTAGCTCCCTCTCGCTGACCCAGTTGATGAGACGCCTGGGAAGTAATAAGCCCTGTAGATCTAGAAGACGAGTGAACGCAGTTATGTCAAAAGGGCACCCCTTGTGGGAAGTGCGCCTTATGACCCAAGCCCCCTGCCGAGTACTGACGAAGGTCTAAAGAAAGGAATACAACATAAGTCAGAAAACTTGGGGGTGCCCAGTGTTACTAGAGCTAGTCACTGTCTTagagaaagaaataatacaataaaaagacaTGAATAAAAGGTATATATAAAAGaccatgaaaataaatttaaaattatggaCTCTAGTTTTGGAATAAAAAATGGTAAATGACTCCACAATAAGGTGTTGTACTACACACTATGTATTATTTCTAAGtaaaaaacactgcaacatTCATTGATTTCAAGACCAAATTATATTAAACAGTGTAAGATATCCTCATGGTTGTCACGGTGTCCCCCCGGAGCGGAAGCGCCAGACCTgagtgcagagcacaggaaggtttctcAAGGGGTAGTCCAAAAGATATGGTCGAATAAACAGGGaaatggtcaccgatgtgcgaacgAAATCCGAAGGGAGAGTCCGAGAGTCGTAATCTGGTAAACAGGCGAGAAGTCGTGGTAAGCCAGGAAGTCGTGTAGATACAGGAGCGGGCacagggaaacaaggaagagGGCGAGGGTGAGGACAAggaatcagggaagtcaggagagCTAAGGCAAGAACCGCGagtgagtaacaaggctgaacaaggttccgtgaTTGTCTGCACTCtgcgctttccttttatacacTCGTCTGCTGATCTGCAGCAGATGTTCCTCGTTGcaccgaggtggagggcgtgacaatgATTCTCTAGTGTTCCACTTCTCAGAAAAATTTTCCCCTATAAGTACAAGACATCAAACTAGGATGACCTCCTTTGTGAAATATGATCAATAATCCTCTACATTTGGGAAATTTGCAAATGTGTCAATTATAGTACTACCTGCAACCGGCCACGTTTTTGACACTTATTCTTCTGTAAGTGGTGCCAGTGCTGTACTCAAACACATCACACTCAGTGCCAGTATTTTTAACTCAAAACATCTCTCAGTaaaaacatttgtcatgtttCCTGAACGGTGCGGGGTTGATGGGAACCGGAAAGGGAATGGAGAAGGAAGGGAGACAGGATCTGGGAGGACTAATCCAAGAATGGCACTCAGGATGTAAGCATGGGTTCAGGGTCCGAGGGGCTTTTCTGAGTTCAAGGCATGATCCGAAGTCTCCCGGGGATGGTTTGAAGAGCGAGGGTTGAGATCTAGAAGGTCATGGCTTTAATGCGAAGGTCATAACTGGAAGGGTCATGGTTCAAAGAGCGAGGGTCGAGATCCAGAGGATCGTGGCTTTAATGCAAAGGTTGTAATCTGAAGAGTCGTGGTCGTGGTTTGAAGAGCGAGAGTTGAGAtccaaaagggaaaaaagaggagCAAAACTGAACGCGAAGGGAGGTGAGGTTTCTTTCAGAGATTCTCTGATTGTGAGGAGGTCTCTTGCttttaaacagtgtttttaaTGCGGTGCAGGTGTATGGCATGTATTTGGGAATAGCTATGATGACCATTCACTGTGGCATTTTCCTCTAAGGGTACGGCAGCATCTTGCAGTCTCATTATGTGCTCAACAAATTTGTACTTTgttatcagtttaaaaaaaaaactacaaactgCTACTTGTGTAAAgaatactggtttatacagcgatatgtgacaaattgactgtactcaagaatcatgtgtctgcatccagatatctccttctgttggtgtgaaTGCACTGAGGTAATGTCCTCTGGAGATTtatgtcgctctggagaaaagtgtctggtaaatgtaaGACTGACATGTCAGATATTTTGTGCAACTACCAATAACATAAGAGTCTTATAGTTGTGAATATGGGACCCttgtatattcattttttcctggGTGAACTTCTGCTTTTATGTAAGGGATGCAGATCCTAAGCTACACGTCTGGGCCATTCTTTTGCGCACAAAGATGAATGCAATATGAAAATCATACCTTCTTTGCAACTCTGCTGAGCTCAACGGCAATGTCTGCACCAGAGTTCCCAATCCCTACAACCACAACTTTCTTTCCCTTGTAAGGCTCTGGATCTTTGTATTCGCTGCTGTGACAGTACTCCCCCTTGAAGGTCTCAAAGCCTGAAAAAAGAGGACATCTGAAACCTTGAACATGTCCTGCAAGATCCTTAACACATTGCTTTATGAAAGGAACAGCGGTATTAAACTGTACAGTGCTGataacaaatgcatttttagaaaCTGCTGCCATACTGATACATAATTTACTCATCAATTTATTCGTTGTAGAACACGGATAAATAGAGGCTGCAACATGTTATAATGAGGGAGACTTTAGTCTTCTGAACAAAAAATCTTATACCTGGAAAGTCCTTCAGTGGCATGACAGGCTTTGTGTAGTGACCTGTACACACCAGGACAGCATCGAAAATATGGATCTTTTTGAGCCCATCTCTGTCCTCAGTGAGCACTTCCCACTGCCCAGAGCAGGCAAAGTCAGGACTCTGTTTCACACTGAGGACTGTGGTCTGAGAAACCAAACAAGACAAAAGAAACTTAGATCACATATACTTTCTGTTTCTGGATTTTAAGTCTGTATCTCAAGTCCTTGGGCTTcattaaatcacagcaaagcagGAGGCAAGTGACTCTGAATGTGCTGATGAGTAGAGACTATGGTGTCCATATACATTCAGGACCTCACCTGGAAGTGAATGTGCTGCAGAAGGTTAAAATGAGCAGCGTAGAGCTGGAGGTACTGCAGTAGCTGGGAGTTGTGCATGAAATTAGGGAAGTGGGCCGGCATGGGCAAGTCGCTGAAACACATCATCTCTTTGGAGGTGTTGGTCACAAGTGATCGGTATGTGCTGGAGCGCTCCGGTTCTGGAATCTCCTGGAGGTGGTACAATAAGCTTGGTGCAATAATGTAAGACGCAACGCTAAGTATTCAGTGTACGTTAATCATCtaaattatatttgaaaattgGAACAAATGAACTTCAGGTCACATTTACATACTGCAGAGAAAATGAACTTATATGTAGTTCGACTACTTTTGCATAACTTTTAATGGCTCAGTTTACCTTGAACCTCCACAAGCCTCCGATGTCATCGCTGCTCTCAAAGCACACTGGCTCCAGTCCCTCCTCGAGGCAGCACTTGATGCAGGTCAGCCCGGAACTGCCAGCACCGATCACTGCAACACGGCGGGCCATACTGTGGATATGGGGGGGATAATGCATTTTAGAAAACGAAAAACTGCACGATACAGTTACATGTCATTAAACATTATAGGGTAGGTGATAGGTGAAAATGTTTTCGGAGTCAACATTTGCACTTTGAGTTAAAGGTTCTTAATGCATTAATTTACCCGTTGAACAACTGGATTGGAAAGCAAAGCTAGTATACTTATGTTTCCCTGGAAaggatatttatttacttcaatTTATAGTGCCCTTCTAATTCTCAATCTCCAAACATTCTTGAGTAATGTTcccaaaaaaaagttgcatAAAAATGTAGCAGCTTCAGAAATTTCAAACGTTTATATTTAACAAGGAACATTATCAATGATGGAAACCATTTAATTCTACGATCCAGAAAGTTCAGTTAGTCTTTACCTATGACACAGCATGGCGCATTTAGTAGCATTTACCGTTCATTCACATGTACtatgtgccacgcccacacctccgagccgacacggaacacctgggacgcagcgcagactggggcataaaaggctgcgtcagaccagcagctgatgcggaaccttgttcggccTTCTTGTTTGCGACGGAATCCCGAATCCCGAATCCCTTTATGATCATTGATCTCTTGcctgtaccgacctcgcctttttggattctccctgtaacgactttcgcacctcgaagaccaatcgcctgttctctgacctcctctctcgGATTTCCCCgaataccgctctgcacttgggttcgccgcttccttccagaaccGGACATGACACTGTGAATATATTTAtgaatactgtgtgtgtgtgtgtgtgtgtgtgtgtgtgtgtgtgtgtgtgtgtgtgtgtgtgtgttgctgtagcGTCTGCTACTCGAGGGCTCCCCTAGCGTTTGGAGCTGGTAATGAACTCTTAGAACGTAGTTGCGCAGTTTCCTCTCCAGTCCCGGGGAGTCTGTGAGACGGGTGCTTTTGCTCGCGTTTATGTTGTTGGAGGAACGCAGGTCCTCGGGCCATAAAACCAGTACACAATTGCAagaatataataatgtaatgcaattttaAGACTAATCTAACTAGAATTTCTATATATCCTCCCTGGTTATCGCCTCTTACTGTCGCTGCGGTCTAATAAACGCTGTACAATGCTCATGCAGCGTCCACAACCATGCTACGGacagtattaatattatatagcgtttttaaaaaaatattgttaatttAAGGTGTCGTGATAATATGATGAAAACAGCATAAAAAAGGTGTAAATCTGAACAAGTCATCAGACGATCAGCTTGACACCTTGGAAACTTCTGTGGGATATCAGGCCGACGCCGCGACAGTTTCTGACACCTTTACAATTTGAAAAGACAACTTACACAATGTTGCAAGGACTGGAACCCTGGGATTTTAAACTTTAGCACATATTTAAGTGCTTCACAGCTTTCGTTTTCAAGAGTTCcacaaatagtttttttcacACAACATGATATCTTAACCAGTATATCAATAAAAAGAAGTCAATAAACATGCATAAAGGAGCAGTAAGAATTGCAGAACATAAACATATCGTCAATTGAGATTATGATTTAATTCACCTCAATAACACAGCTGTCGACCTTTCGAACAGAGGTGCTTTTTGAGTCACAATCATACAGTTCACTTATGACAGGTATAGAATGTAACATGTTTGCGTAGCCCAACATTATGACCCGAACCTCACCTGCAAGAACTTGGAGAACTGGCTCCCTAAGGGTTTTGAGCCACTGTTGCTCTGTCATTAGTTTAGCTGCGCTTCAGAGTTTAAGAGGAGTTTAATCCGCAGCCAGTCACGTGCTTCTTAACCCATTGCTGTGTCCTTTGAACCTGCAGTTGAAACTAAACCCACTTGATGTATATCGTAGAAATCGCCGCTGGAGACCTCCTTTTCTGAAGTGTGTCTTATTTTTGCACTGGTTTAGCTGAGGTTTAAGGAGAGGCAGCCTCAATTTAAACATGTCTTCAGCTTAGatatcttttaatatttaaagcttGTCTAAAATTTTCCAGCATGTATGGTGCTGTGTAGACAATTCTGACATGATTTTCAACCAAAAGCTATATTGTGTAGTGAAATACAGGTAACATTTAAGGCACTAGAAGCTGCTTTATTAGTGGTTAGAGGTGATGTCTTTGACCCAGGGATGgtaggtttgaacctcacctactgctgtagtatccaaggtactgaccctaaaatCGCTCCACtcacccagatgtataaatggatagataGTTTTatgtatcttaacactgtaaatcactttggataaaggcatcagctgaatgaataaaaattgtaaatgttatATTGTTGTGTCATTGatttccgtttttttttaaatccccaaGTGCCATGTTCTGTGAGACTGAATAGACCTCTGCAGCAACCAGCAACCAAGCAATAGCCAGTGCTGGATTCTAGCAAAGATGGCCCATGCTTTTGGTGTTTAGATTAATAAGAATACAATTAATTGTACATACTATATTTGCGAGACTAGAAAGTGCACTAAAGTCGCCTATAACTAAAATATGTCTTTGTTATGTGGTGTTACCTCATGTCCAGCAGAACTTGCGTGACTTTATAGTACCTTTAGTTTGGGCACAGTTTGACACGGCAATGAAGTGATGGGTTTAGCGGTTTAACTCATTTTAAACCGCAGCTAAGCTGATGACATAGCAATAGTTCCTGGGAAGCTAAGAAGgtcactgttttcttttatcACAAGCTTTACTAAATTATAGTTACACCAGTTTACAATAAactcataaaaataataaaatcacaccaaaataaaatacatttttatacataaaattaTGATGTACACACTATCTATACAATAGTATGTATTGTACAGTATACATATGAGGCAACAtgacatattttatttacaggcCCTGAAGCAGCACCGGACAAgcatttattaataatggatgatGGCTAGATGGTGTAATTTGTCTTTAAATACAGTTCAGGAGAAGTGTGGCAACATCCCCAAAAAGGTTCTATAGCTGAAGATAAAGGATGGATTTATGcctattaataatttatacattttccaaaCAGACAGAGCTGAAAAAActtagttcaagttcaagttgtttttattgttattcctctatacagcttgtgtacagtggaacaaaatacTGTTCCTTCGGAAACCATGGTGCAAtgcagaacatagcacaagacaataagtaaatacacaggacaggatgtggacgCGGGTATGGATGcaagctgtaggcagttgtggagtagtgtagtgctgagttaattgttcAACGGAGCCAGGTGAGCACTGGGAAGCAGCTGTgtgttgagtagtctgactgcctcagggaagaaactgttgcggagctTGCTGGTGGAAGcatggatgctcctgtacctcctgctagatggcaacagggcgaagagtctatgagaggggtgagggggttgtccacaatgctggtggccttgcgGATTCAGCGATTTTTGTATGtggaagaagaaggaagaggaactccaatgatcttttcagctgttcttaccactcgctgtagggtcttgtggttggagactgtgcagttcctcTACCGTGTGGTGAGACAGCTAGTCAAGACGCTCTCTATTGTCCCCCctgtagaaagtagtgaggatgggagggtggactttggctctcttcagcctccataGGAAACCGAGAtcctgctgggctttcttggctaggcaggtggtgttcagggtccaggagaggtcctctgtcatgtgcacaccaagaaactctCCACAGCTATTCCAtggatgtgcagaggtgagtggtctactcagGTCCTCCTGAGTATGCACAACACTCTGGGGCAAAGGttttttgaattgtttttattttgtcatattaaaccaaaaacacaagaaaaaggaCTATGAGATTAAAAGGAAATCAGAAATGCTTTTCGAAAGCTGTGTGTGGTGGGTGGGACAATACAGGCTTTATGGTTTTATTCTCCTTCTCACAGAACAGCTAAACTCCAGTCTTAAAGCATTTGTAATTTTGGTTAATTCTCAAAGCTGTGTCTGGAGTCCTTTAGCAGGTGTGATTATAATTCAGAGAGCTTGCAGTGTCACCCAGGCTTTAGTCTATCACAGTGTGACTCATATAAATTAGTTAGATAAGTGCCATCAACTCGGGTTCGAGTTATGTGACTTGAATTAAAGATCTAAAAAGAAATCGGTTTTGTGCTAGTTCGGTGAGCTCATCTAGTGTTGTCCCCATTGCTGTTGTCAACATATCGATCCGTCTCATTGCGGGTCTTCCTCTTTTCCTTGTTCCTTCAGTCTCTCCGGTCATGAAGTCCTTCTCTAATGATCGTTCTCTTCTAATTGTATGGCCAAAGTAGGATAGGCGTAATTTCATTGATTGGTGActcatgtaaataataaaataactgacaatTATTTGCAGAATGGATACCAGATACAGCTGCAATGTGAATTGCATGTGTATGTAGTGTGCGAAAAAGGCACAGAAAGACCAttgacaagtggttatttgTTCTCCAGATCCTGAGGGATCACTTGACAAATTTCTCTATTACACTATCAGGTGAGGTCTGCTTTATCAGGAAACCTTCCTCTGTTTGGTGGTCATTTCTAGACCCTCTCACAGTGCAAGAATTGTGAATAGTTTGCTGTTCATTGAATTTGTACTCCATGCTgaattaactggaaaaaaaataaaaaattatacatttttaatctgCAGTCAGCGTTGTAGGAATCCACAATTCAGGGTCACTTTAGGACCAATTGACCGTCTGTCTATCCCATATTATCATATGAAAACATCAGGGTAATACACATTGCTTGTGGGCATTCAAAACAATATCTGTTGGATGATTAGATCAAATTTACAGTTGAATGGGTCTGCCTGTTAATATAATTGTGAGAATGTTGACATGTCCCAGTTCTTGTTAGTGGATGGTGGTCAAACCATTTGGTGATAAGGAAGTTTGAGGTAGCTGGCAGTCGGGGGTTGATTCCTGTgaaggcttccttgcctttgatGCTTTGTTTGAAGGTATCACCTCTAAAGCTTTCTGTAAGGCCACACCTTTAAGGACTGCCCACTGAATGCCTATAAAACCACAATGTATGTCTCCCTTAGTTAAACTTGATGACTACAGTGTGAAACAGCACGTTCTGATGTTGTAGACTGATGCTCTCATCTGCAAtaaagaatcctgctgaagatacttcCAAGTCTCCTGATCTTCTCTGCGAATTACCAACAGTGGCTACAAGGACTGTTATCCCAAGTAATGTATTAAAACGAAAGACGATGAAGAAAGATGatgacgatgcgcatcatgaacgATCATAGTCATAGTTGTTcttattgttaccattatttattgttattgttatttgcattactcattgtcattgtcattgttttgttctgtgcagtatttctattgtttttgttcatagtctgtggagaagcattcatg contains these protein-coding regions:
- the LOC114911266 gene encoding dimethylaniline monooxygenase [N-oxide-forming] 5-like isoform X1 — protein: MARRVAVIGAGSSGLTCIKCCLEEGLEPVCFESSDDIGGLWRFKEIPEPERSSTYRSLVTNTSKEMMCFSDLPMPAHFPNFMHNSQLLQYLQLYAAHFNLLQHIHFQTTVLSVKQSPDFACSGQWEVLTEDRDGLKKIHIFDAVLVCTGHYTKPVMPLKDFPGFETFKGEYCHSSEYKDPEPYKGKKVVVVGIGNSGADIAVELSRVAKKTFVSTRQGAWVIRRTSHKGCPFDITAFTRLLDLQGLLLPRRLINWVSERELNQKYDHRLYGLMPKHRLFDQIPVINDDLPACILLGVVVMKPHIQEFQGSTVAFVNGTKEEQIDAVVFCTGYNCSFPFLTASVFTGPGHNLNLYKHIFPPSLEHPTLAIIGLIEPWGPIMPMAEMQARWATQVITGNFSFSFLCFF
- the LOC114911266 gene encoding dimethylaniline monooxygenase [N-oxide-forming] 5-like isoform X2, which translates into the protein MARRVAVIGAGSSGLTCIKCCLEEGLEPVCFESSDDIGGLWRFKEIPEPERSSTYRSLVTNTSKEMMCFSDLPMPAHFPNFMHNSQLLQYLQLYAAHFNLLQHIHFQTTVLSVKQSPDFACSGQWEVLTEDRDGLKKIHIFDAVLVCTGHYTKPVMPLKDFPGFETFKGEYCHSSEYKDPEPYKGKKVVVVGIGNSGADIAVELSRVAKKIYRAYYFPGVSSTGSARGS